The proteins below are encoded in one region of Flavobacterium nackdongense:
- a CDS encoding BaiN/RdsA family NAD(P)/FAD-dependent oxidoreductase: MNQNFDIIIVGGGAAGFFTAINIVEKNPNLKVAILERGNEVLSKVRISGGGRCNVTHACFEPNELVKFYPRGEKELRGPFHQFCSGDTVEWFSNHGVELKIEDDGRMFPVSNSSQTIIDCFIQATQKLGIAVLTGQSVQSIFKKDNFWKIETPNENYITEKLILATGSNPKIWEMLQTFGHAIVNPVPSLFTFNIKDPRIKELPGVSAQVSVKVKDTKLTSTGPLLITHWGMSGPAILKLSAWGARILFEKNYQFTIFVNWLNEIDTDDAEKILKELKQEHAKKAASKKSPFGLSDRLWESLVLASNISDDTKWADLSKIQLQNLANQLTNSSFQVNGKSTFKEEFVTAGGIDLKEINFKTMESKLHENLYFAGEIVNIDAVTGGFNFQNAWTSGFIVANAI; encoded by the coding sequence ATGAACCAAAATTTTGACATAATCATTGTAGGCGGTGGCGCAGCAGGATTTTTTACGGCTATTAATATTGTAGAAAAAAATCCGAACCTAAAAGTTGCCATTCTTGAACGCGGAAACGAAGTATTATCTAAAGTCAGAATTTCTGGCGGAGGAAGATGCAACGTGACGCACGCCTGTTTTGAACCCAACGAATTAGTGAAATTTTATCCTCGTGGCGAGAAAGAATTGCGCGGTCCTTTCCATCAATTTTGCTCAGGCGATACGGTGGAATGGTTCAGCAATCACGGTGTGGAACTTAAAATTGAGGATGATGGCCGTATGTTTCCAGTCTCGAATTCTTCGCAAACCATTATTGATTGTTTCATTCAAGCGACTCAAAAACTCGGAATTGCAGTTTTGACGGGGCAAAGCGTGCAATCAATTTTCAAAAAAGACAACTTCTGGAAAATTGAAACTCCAAACGAAAATTATATTACCGAAAAACTAATTCTCGCTACGGGAAGCAACCCGAAAATATGGGAAATGTTGCAAACTTTTGGTCACGCCATCGTGAATCCCGTTCCTTCTTTATTTACGTTTAACATCAAAGACCCAAGAATAAAGGAATTACCGGGAGTTTCGGCTCAGGTTTCGGTAAAAGTAAAAGACACCAAATTGACCTCAACCGGTCCTTTGCTCATCACGCATTGGGGTATGAGCGGTCCAGCGATTTTGAAATTATCGGCTTGGGGCGCACGGATATTATTCGAAAAGAATTACCAGTTTACCATTTTCGTCAATTGGCTGAATGAAATTGACACCGATGATGCCGAAAAAATCCTAAAAGAGTTGAAACAGGAGCACGCCAAAAAAGCGGCTTCCAAGAAATCCCCATTCGGATTGTCCGATCGACTTTGGGAAAGTCTGGTTTTGGCTTCGAATATTTCTGATGATACCAAATGGGCTGATTTGTCTAAAATCCAACTGCAAAACTTGGCCAATCAACTGACAAATTCTAGTTTTCAAGTCAATGGAAAAAGCACATTTAAAGAAGAATTTGTCACTGCAGGCGGCATCGATTTGAAGGAAATCAACTTCAAGACGATGGAAAGCAAACTCCACGAAAACCTCTATTTTGCAGGAGAAATTGTAAATATTGACGCAGTGACTGGAGGATTTAACTTTCAGAATGCTTGGACAAGTGGTTTTATTGTAGCAAATGCCATCTAA
- a CDS encoding TerB family tellurite resistance protein gives MSIAQLFDSEFKHRIKGRFSAAVRVLYADGGKFDPDEKKFLDKLAVKLDISEEEYKEILKNPLKYPLNPPYLYVERLENLYNISRVVHHDHHLGDKQETLLRKFAVALGFTAGNVNYIVSKALALVDKKVDLDTFIYEMQNMNR, from the coding sequence ATGTCAATAGCACAATTATTTGATAGCGAATTCAAACACCGAATCAAAGGTCGTTTTTCCGCGGCAGTTAGGGTGTTGTATGCAGACGGTGGGAAATTTGATCCTGACGAAAAAAAGTTTTTAGACAAATTAGCCGTAAAACTGGATATTTCAGAGGAAGAATATAAAGAGATTTTAAAAAACCCACTAAAATATCCTTTAAATCCTCCTTATTTATACGTAGAAAGACTCGAGAATTTATACAATATATCCAGAGTGGTGCACCACGATCATCATCTGGGGGACAAGCAAGAAACTCTTTTACGGAAATTTGCCGTAGCTCTTGGTTTTACTGCGGGTAATGTCAATTATATTGTTAGTAAAGCATTGGCATTAGTAGATAAAAAAGTTGATTTGGATACTTTCATTTACGAAATGCAAAATATGAACCGATAG
- a CDS encoding HupE/UreJ family protein: MSEFWIFFEKGLRHILNLYAYDHILFLIALTIPYAFKDWKRLLILVTIFTIGHTLALLLSVFGVVIIKVNLVEFLIPITILIVAFFNLFTAGKSSKQESISVIGFVTLFFGIVHGLGFAGYFKTLVGGSANSKLLPLSEFSLGIESSQIIVVFMVLILSYIVQTVFRFSKRDWTLVMSAFVIGVVLPMIIQSEIWNR; this comes from the coding sequence ATGTCAGAATTTTGGATTTTTTTTGAGAAAGGTTTAAGACATATTTTAAACCTTTATGCTTACGATCACATTTTATTTTTAATAGCATTGACAATTCCTTACGCCTTCAAAGATTGGAAAAGATTGCTGATTTTAGTCACAATCTTCACCATTGGACACACATTGGCATTGCTGTTATCGGTTTTTGGAGTGGTCATTATCAAAGTCAATTTGGTCGAATTTTTAATACCAATAACGATTCTTATTGTTGCTTTTTTCAATCTTTTCACAGCTGGAAAATCGTCCAAACAAGAAAGCATCAGTGTCATTGGATTTGTAACTTTATTTTTCGGAATTGTACACGGATTGGGTTTTGCAGGCTATTTCAAGACCTTGGTAGGAGGTTCAGCAAATTCTAAACTATTACCTTTATCCGAGTTTTCTTTGGGAATCGAATCTTCTCAAATTATTGTAGTTTTTATGGTGCTGATACTTTCTTATATTGTCCAAACGGTCTTCCGCTTTTCAAAACGAGATTGGACCTTAGTGATGTCGGCTTTTGTAATTGGAGTGGTTTTGCCAATGATTATCCAAAGTGAAATTTGGAATAGATAA
- a CDS encoding deoxycytidylate deaminase — MEKKKLNKYDKAYLRIAKEWSLLSYCKRKQVGAIIVRDKMIISDGYNGTPSGFENCCEDEAGLTNWYVLHAEANAILKVAKSTQTCEGATLYITLSPCKECSKLIHQSGIKRVVYQLGYRDTSGVDFLIKAGVIVEQIEVLD; from the coding sequence ATGGAAAAGAAAAAATTAAATAAATACGACAAGGCCTATCTTCGAATTGCCAAAGAATGGAGCCTTTTGTCCTATTGCAAACGCAAACAAGTAGGCGCCATAATCGTTCGCGATAAAATGATTATTTCTGACGGATACAACGGAACACCTTCGGGGTTTGAAAATTGCTGCGAAGACGAAGCCGGTTTAACCAATTGGTATGTACTTCACGCCGAAGCCAACGCGATTCTAAAAGTAGCCAAATCTACCCAAACTTGTGAAGGAGCCACACTTTATATTACGCTTTCTCCTTGTAAAGAATGCAGTAAACTGATTCATCAATCAGGGATAAAAAGAGTAGTTTATCAACTGGGATACCGAGACACATCGGGTGTAGATTTTCTGATAAAAGCTGGGGTTATCGTAGAGCAAATTGAAGTTTTAGACTAA
- a CDS encoding S41 family peptidase, producing MKINPKYFPILLSGALAFGILMGGWLNFPSQNQIFVKNNSKNKLNKLLDFIDNEYVDKVNADTITNRAIKTILAQLDPHSVYIPPSEQAQVAESMRGEFVGIGVNFYMYKDSLAIIKTVENGPSEKAGIKSGDRILYADKTKLYGRKLPTDSLFSKLKGKEGSEIWVTIYRKTEDKKLNIKIKRGVIPIKSVDAALLLNPTTGYIKINRFAESTYKEFYQGLTKLKEQGAKSLVIDLRDNGGGYLEQAVAIADEFLTDKQLIVFTKDKNGTLEKTYATKEGSFENGRLFVLINENSASASEILAGAIQDNDRGTIVGRRSFGKGLVQREMDFNDGSAVRLTIARYYTPTGRSIQKPYTKGNEDYLKEAELRFKSGELYYKDSIKTPNTPKFKTPKGKIVYGGGGIVPDVFVPLELEPSKEHTVYLLQTGVLGQFVFEQLDQNRNAFKGLAFEQFKVKMQGTDLYFNAFQKYLFRNGINMNLDTNKALVKRYLAAEFARQLFNESKFYEILLKEDAMIEKVLK from the coding sequence ATGAAAATCAATCCCAAATACTTTCCCATACTACTTTCCGGAGCGCTTGCTTTTGGAATTCTTATGGGCGGATGGCTTAATTTTCCCAGCCAAAATCAAATTTTCGTTAAAAATAATTCCAAAAACAAACTCAATAAATTGCTTGATTTTATCGATAACGAATATGTCGATAAAGTAAATGCTGATACGATCACCAACCGAGCCATCAAAACCATTTTAGCACAATTGGACCCACATTCGGTCTATATTCCGCCCAGCGAGCAAGCCCAAGTTGCCGAAAGTATGCGTGGCGAGTTCGTGGGTATTGGAGTGAATTTCTATATGTACAAAGATTCCTTAGCTATCATTAAAACCGTCGAAAACGGCCCTTCTGAAAAAGCGGGAATCAAATCAGGAGACCGCATTTTGTATGCCGATAAAACAAAATTGTACGGACGTAAACTCCCCACCGACAGTCTTTTTTCAAAACTAAAAGGAAAAGAAGGTTCCGAAATTTGGGTCACCATTTATAGAAAAACGGAGGACAAAAAATTAAATATTAAAATCAAACGCGGTGTCATTCCCATAAAAAGTGTTGATGCAGCGCTGTTATTGAACCCCACGACAGGCTACATCAAAATCAATCGATTTGCCGAAAGCACTTACAAAGAGTTCTATCAAGGTTTGACCAAATTAAAAGAGCAAGGCGCAAAATCGCTTGTAATTGACCTTCGGGACAACGGCGGAGGCTATCTTGAGCAAGCTGTGGCTATCGCTGATGAATTTCTAACCGACAAACAATTAATTGTTTTTACCAAAGACAAAAATGGCACACTGGAAAAAACCTATGCTACAAAAGAGGGCAGTTTCGAAAACGGCCGATTATTTGTTTTAATCAACGAAAATAGCGCATCGGCGAGCGAAATACTGGCGGGAGCGATTCAGGATAATGACAGAGGAACGATTGTAGGGCGCCGTTCTTTTGGCAAAGGATTGGTGCAAAGAGAAATGGATTTCAACGATGGATCTGCTGTTCGATTGACGATTGCCCGATATTACACTCCGACGGGGCGTTCGATTCAAAAGCCATACACAAAAGGCAATGAAGATTATTTGAAAGAAGCCGAATTGCGATTCAAAAGTGGTGAATTGTACTATAAAGACAGTATAAAAACACCAAATACTCCGAAATTCAAAACACCTAAAGGAAAAATTGTCTATGGTGGCGGCGGTATCGTACCCGACGTTTTTGTGCCACTTGAATTAGAGCCCAGCAAAGAACACACCGTCTATTTATTGCAAACAGGCGTTTTGGGACAATTTGTTTTTGAACAATTGGATCAGAATCGAAATGCTTTTAAAGGATTAGCTTTCGAACAATTTAAAGTAAAAATGCAGGGAACGGATTTGTATTTCAATGCTTTCCAAAAATACCTTTTCAGGAATGGAATAAATATGAATTTGGACACGAACAAAGCCTTGGTAAAACGCTATTTGGCGGCAGAATTTGCCCGACAGTTATTCAATGAAAGCAAATTTTATGAAATTCTGTTGAAAGAGGACGCGATGATTGAAAAGGTTTTGAAATAG
- a CDS encoding FAD-dependent oxidoreductase has protein sequence MFDVLIIGGGVSGISSALVLGSAKNKPFVVDKKIAILTHQKSSNLQEAVINNAYGIPAGKLGADLLAESIQHLSETYPHIIQIPNEKVLKIEGESSEFTITTNKNIYRSKIVIVGVGAANTFAIEGLLQYVEPNRKTPIEKQRIQLKNTDYVVVEGIYVVGTLAGLRSQVAIAAGSGAAVATDILTMWNEGIPTQAHDSIKK, from the coding sequence ATGTTTGATGTTTTAATTATTGGAGGTGGTGTTTCGGGAATTTCCTCCGCTTTGGTTTTGGGCTCTGCCAAAAACAAACCTTTTGTCGTTGATAAAAAAATAGCAATTTTAACCCATCAAAAAAGCTCAAATCTTCAGGAAGCAGTTATAAACAATGCCTACGGAATTCCCGCTGGTAAATTAGGAGCCGATTTATTAGCCGAAAGTATTCAACATTTATCTGAAACCTATCCACATATTATTCAAATTCCGAATGAGAAAGTGCTGAAAATCGAAGGCGAATCCTCCGAATTTACAATTACTACTAATAAGAATATTTATAGGTCCAAAATCGTTATTGTGGGGGTTGGCGCTGCCAATACTTTTGCCATTGAAGGTTTACTGCAATACGTTGAGCCAAATCGAAAAACACCAATCGAAAAACAAAGAATTCAGCTCAAAAACACGGATTATGTTGTAGTTGAAGGCATTTATGTTGTGGGCACTTTGGCGGGTTTGCGAAGCCAAGTGGCGATTGCTGCCGGAAGTGGCGCTGCCGTGGCTACCGATATTCTGACTATGTGGAATGAGGGCATTCCAACACAAGCTCACGATAGTATTAAGAAATAA
- a CDS encoding MarC family protein, which produces MELDIREIITVGMVLFAVIDIVGSIPIIVGLRAKHGHIESEKASLVAGLIMIVFLFVGEEFLKLIGIDVHSFAVAGSFVLFFLALEMILGIRLYRDEEANSASIVPLAFPLIAGAGTMTTLLSLRSQFHTVNIVIAIFLNIILVYFVLKSSSKIEKMLGKNGLGVVRKTFGVVLLAIAVKLFAANVKGLFV; this is translated from the coding sequence ATGGAATTGGATATAAGAGAAATTATTACCGTAGGAATGGTGCTTTTTGCCGTAATTGATATAGTAGGATCAATTCCTATCATTGTTGGTTTAAGAGCGAAGCACGGTCATATCGAATCGGAGAAAGCTTCCTTGGTAGCGGGATTGATTATGATTGTGTTTCTTTTTGTTGGTGAGGAATTCTTAAAATTGATTGGCATCGATGTGCATTCCTTTGCGGTGGCGGGTTCATTCGTTTTATTTTTTCTAGCCTTAGAAATGATATTAGGAATCCGATTGTACCGTGACGAAGAGGCCAATTCGGCTTCGATAGTTCCACTTGCGTTTCCGTTAATTGCTGGTGCTGGGACTATGACGACTTTACTTTCATTACGGTCTCAATTTCATACTGTGAATATAGTCATTGCGATATTCTTGAACATTATATTGGTTTATTTCGTTTTGAAGTCGTCATCCAAAATTGAGAAAATGTTAGGGAAAAACGGTTTAGGTGTGGTCAGAAAGACTTTTGGAGTGGTACTTTTGGCAATAGCTGTTAAATTATTCGCCGCTAATGTTAAAGGTTTATTCGTCTAA
- a CDS encoding DUF3109 family protein: MFQLGKTIVSEDILEKEFVCNLSACKGACCVDGDAGAPLSEDETKILEEIYPKVKPFLRKEGNAAIEAQGTWTKGTDGDLETPLIDNKDCAYVIFDGKTALCGIEQAYNQGEVSFKKPVSCHLYPIRVKDFTKFFAVNYDRWEICDDACTLGKELEVPVYKFVKEALIRKFGEDWYLELEKVAEELKK; encoded by the coding sequence ATGTTTCAACTAGGAAAAACCATCGTATCGGAAGACATTCTCGAAAAAGAATTTGTTTGTAATTTATCAGCTTGCAAAGGCGCTTGTTGCGTCGATGGCGATGCTGGCGCGCCTCTTAGCGAGGACGAAACCAAAATTCTCGAGGAAATTTATCCTAAAGTAAAACCTTTTCTTCGCAAAGAAGGCAATGCCGCCATCGAAGCGCAAGGCACTTGGACCAAAGGCACTGATGGCGATCTCGAAACACCTTTAATTGATAATAAGGATTGCGCCTACGTCATCTTTGACGGCAAAACGGCCCTCTGCGGTATCGAACAAGCCTACAATCAAGGTGAAGTTAGCTTCAAAAAACCCGTATCTTGTCATTTATACCCTATTCGCGTCAAAGATTTTACCAAATTTTTTGCAGTAAATTATGACCGTTGGGAAATTTGTGATGATGCTTGTACTTTGGGCAAGGAACTCGAAGTACCGGTTTACAAATTTGTAAAGGAAGCCCTCATCCGAAAATTTGGAGAAGACTGGTATTTAGAACTCGAAAAAGTGGCTGAAGAGTTAAAAAAATAA
- a CDS encoding ribonucleotide-diphosphate reductase subunit beta: MSKIEPILQENKNRFVIFPIKHHDIWEFYKKTEASIWTAEEIDLAQDLNDWNNKLSEDEKYFVKHILAFFAASDGIVNENLAENFVNEVQYAEAKFFYGFQIMMENIHSETYSLLIDTYVKDEAEKDELFNAIERFPAIKKKAEWALQWIKSDSFAERLIAFAAVEGIFFSGSFCSIFWLKKRGLMPGLTFSNELISRDEGVHCDFAVHLHNHHLVNKVPKARIREIIVNALDIEREFITESIPVSLIGMNATLMTQYLEFVTDRLLVELGCKREYNTPNPFDFMDMISLQGKTNFFEKKVAEYQKTGVMNTDSDAQKISFDADF, translated from the coding sequence ATGTCAAAAATTGAACCAATTCTACAGGAAAACAAAAATCGATTCGTTATTTTCCCCATCAAACACCATGATATTTGGGAATTTTACAAAAAAACAGAAGCCAGTATTTGGACTGCCGAAGAGATTGATTTGGCTCAAGATTTAAACGATTGGAATAATAAATTAAGTGAAGACGAAAAATACTTTGTCAAACATATTCTTGCTTTTTTTGCTGCTTCAGACGGAATTGTAAACGAAAATCTAGCTGAAAATTTCGTTAACGAAGTGCAATATGCCGAGGCTAAATTCTTTTATGGCTTCCAAATTATGATGGAAAACATTCACAGCGAGACCTACTCTCTTTTGATTGACACTTATGTAAAAGACGAAGCCGAAAAGGACGAACTATTCAACGCTATCGAAAGATTTCCTGCCATCAAGAAAAAAGCAGAATGGGCATTGCAATGGATAAAATCAGACTCTTTTGCCGAAAGATTAATTGCATTTGCAGCTGTTGAAGGAATTTTCTTTTCTGGAAGTTTTTGCTCTATTTTTTGGTTGAAAAAACGTGGTTTGATGCCGGGATTAACTTTTTCGAACGAATTAATTTCGCGTGACGAAGGCGTTCACTGTGATTTTGCCGTGCATTTACACAATCACCATTTAGTAAATAAAGTACCCAAAGCAAGAATTAGAGAAATCATCGTCAATGCATTAGACATCGAAAGAGAATTTATCACCGAATCGATTCCGGTGAGTTTGATTGGAATGAATGCCACCCTAATGACGCAATATTTAGAATTTGTAACCGATAGATTGCTAGTAGAATTAGGATGTAAGAGAGAATACAATACGCCAAACCCTTTTGATTTTATGGATATGATTTCGCTTCAAGGAAAAACCAATTTCTTCGAAAAGAAAGTAGCCGAATACCAAAAAACAGGCGTTATGAATACCGATTCTGACGCTCAAAAAATTAGCTTCGACGCTGATTTTTAA